The genomic stretch CCTCCTGTCGTATTCTAATCCTACGACAAGAGGTTTTTGAGGGCAATATCCATCTTATTAGATTTAAAATTTGTTGTAATGAAGCTTTTGATATGGCATCGTACGTTCTTCATATGGCTTTTTCTCCTCTGCGGGATAGCCAATGGCAATCATACATTCAACACTAAATTGCTCAGGTATTTCCAGTACTTCTCTTATATAATCTCCTGCTGTCTCCTGTTCTGTATGGAATCTCTCTCTTACTTGAATCCAACACGACCCAAGATCTAAATCCTGTGCCATCAATTGAATAATGGCTGCCGCTATGGACGTATCCTCAATCCATACGTCACTTGAACCTTTATCCGCTAATACTACTATTGCCAAAGGAGCACCTGCTAAAA from Lacrimispora sphenoides JCM 1415 encodes the following:
- a CDS encoding nitroreductase family protein, encoding MLFDILKSRRSIRKFQNKEVEKEKINVILKSALLSPSSRSIRPWHFIAVTDADLIRQLSLCREPGSQFLAGAPLAIVVLADKGSSDVWIEDTSIAAAIIQLMAQDLDLGSCWIQVRERFHTEQETAGDYIREVLEIPEQFSVECMIAIGYPAEEKKPYEERTMPYQKLHYNKF